A genomic window from Haliaeetus albicilla chromosome 10, bHalAlb1.1, whole genome shotgun sequence includes:
- the LOC138687336 gene encoding palmitoyltransferase ZDHHC3-like isoform X2 — protein MAAAAAAAGRCGRDPCGALCPLLTYLGVGYADYAVLAHVLPQPALHGSPWCPFHAAAFNLIVLLLLACHARAVLADPGVVPLPDTAIDFSDLRSGAPRKPERSQEDWTVCDRCEAYRPPRAHHCRICHRCVRRMDHHCPWINNCVGELNQKYFIQFLFYAGVASLYAAGLVLAAWLGPVGRSPAGMAAGGDVANNRVQTAHCIILLLESLFFGAFVTVVFYDQVVSIITDKTPLEQLRNRGLKEMNREGPRPLKPKLVSCSAGSSPGAAAPPQARVPCTAPCPATMSELPVLGT, from the exons atggcggcggcggcggcggcggccgggcggtGCGGGCGGGACCCGTGCGGTGCCCTCTGCCCGCTGCTCACCTACCTCGGCGTGGGCTACGCCGACTACGCCGTGCTGGCCCACGTCCTGCCGCAGCCCGCCCTGCACGGCAG CCCCTGGTGCCCTTTCCACGCTGCCGCCTTCAACCTCAtcgtcctgctgctgctggcctgcCACGCCCGCGCCGTCCTCGCCGACCCCG GCGTAGTTCCCCTCCCCGACACCGCCATCGACTTCTCCGACCTGCGCAGTGGGGCCCCGCGGAAGCCCGAGCGG agccaggaggacTGGACGGTGTGTGACCGCTGCGAGGCATACCGACCGCCTCGCGCCCACCACTGCCGCATCTGCCACCGCTGCGTGCGCCGCATGGACCACCACTGCCCCTG GATCAACAACTGCGTCGGGGAGTTAAACCAGAAATACTTCATACAGTTCCTCTTCTACGCCG GGGTGGCTAGTCTCTACGCTGCAGGACTGGTGCTGGCCGCCTGGCTGGGACCGGTGGGCAGGAGCCCGGCAGGGATGGCAGCGGGAGGAGATGTTGCCAACAACCGTGTCCAGAC GGCTCACTGCATTATCCTGCTGCTAGAGTCCCTCTTCTTCGGAGCCTTTGTCACCGTCGTGTTTTATGATCAG GTCGTGTCGATCATCACGGACAAGACGCCCCTGGAGCAGCTCCGCAATCGGGGGTTGAAGGAGATGAACCGGGAGGGGCCACGTCCCCTGAAACCCAAACTG GTTTCGTGCTCTGCTGGCTCTTCCCCTGGAGCTGCAGCACCGCCCCAGGCACGGGTCCCATGTAcagccccctgcccagccaCTATGTCTGAGCTCCCTGTACTTGGCACGTGA
- the LOC138687336 gene encoding palmitoyltransferase ZDHHC3-like isoform X1: MAAAAAAAGRCGRDPCGALCPLLTYLGVGYADYAVLAHVLPQPALHGSPWCPFHAAAFNLIVLLLLACHARAVLADPGVVPLPDTAIDFSDLRSGAPRKPERSQEDWTVCDRCEAYRPPRAHHCRICHRCVRRMDHHCPWINNCVGELNQKYFIQFLFYAGVASLYAAGLVLAAWLGPVGRSPAGMAAGGDVANNRVQTAHCIILLLESLFFGAFVTVVFYDQVVSIITDKTPLEQLRNRGLKEMNREGPRPLKPKLVLLREVFGRGFVLCWLFPWSCSTAPGTGPMYSPLPSHYV, encoded by the exons atggcggcggcggcggcggcggccgggcggtGCGGGCGGGACCCGTGCGGTGCCCTCTGCCCGCTGCTCACCTACCTCGGCGTGGGCTACGCCGACTACGCCGTGCTGGCCCACGTCCTGCCGCAGCCCGCCCTGCACGGCAG CCCCTGGTGCCCTTTCCACGCTGCCGCCTTCAACCTCAtcgtcctgctgctgctggcctgcCACGCCCGCGCCGTCCTCGCCGACCCCG GCGTAGTTCCCCTCCCCGACACCGCCATCGACTTCTCCGACCTGCGCAGTGGGGCCCCGCGGAAGCCCGAGCGG agccaggaggacTGGACGGTGTGTGACCGCTGCGAGGCATACCGACCGCCTCGCGCCCACCACTGCCGCATCTGCCACCGCTGCGTGCGCCGCATGGACCACCACTGCCCCTG GATCAACAACTGCGTCGGGGAGTTAAACCAGAAATACTTCATACAGTTCCTCTTCTACGCCG GGGTGGCTAGTCTCTACGCTGCAGGACTGGTGCTGGCCGCCTGGCTGGGACCGGTGGGCAGGAGCCCGGCAGGGATGGCAGCGGGAGGAGATGTTGCCAACAACCGTGTCCAGAC GGCTCACTGCATTATCCTGCTGCTAGAGTCCCTCTTCTTCGGAGCCTTTGTCACCGTCGTGTTTTATGATCAG GTCGTGTCGATCATCACGGACAAGACGCCCCTGGAGCAGCTCCGCAATCGGGGGTTGAAGGAGATGAACCGGGAGGGGCCACGTCCCCTGAAACCCAAACTGGTGCTGCTGCGGGAGGTGTTCGGGCGAG GTTTCGTGCTCTGCTGGCTCTTCCCCTGGAGCTGCAGCACCGCCCCAGGCACGGGTCCCATGTAcagccccctgcccagccaCTATGTCTGA
- the ADAMTS4 gene encoding A disintegrin and metalloproteinase with thrombospondin motifs 4, which yields MLARASLSGGPSEMQEPGRGCPAEGMPVLGSRQGDPGAGHPPARPCSRGTRLCLPGTARGGRGHPPAAAGAAPLRPARPGPPLPPVKRRGQSRRDPLSPPAVAVSRWCRGARAMRRALLALLVAAVAAVGAAPGPACPVTTPDEAGTRSRVGPAPRRAKRFASVPRYVEMLVVADESMAQFHGAGLRRYLLTVLAAAARSFRHSSLGNAVELRVTRLVVLGQGTPGPPTTPNAAQMLRNFCQWQKGLNVPNEDSPLHFDTAILFTRQDLCGAATCDTLGMADVGTICDPERSCAIVEDDGLQSAFTAAHELGHIFNMLHDTSQPCRELNSRSGATRRVMAPVLSSLEPGEMWSPCSAHFITDFLDNGHGQCLLDKPSEWLQLPSVLPGSIYPVLRQCQLAFGPDSRHCGDLQPPCASLWCTGRVSGRSVCQTKHFPWADGTPCAPGRVCMDGLCVGISHMQKLTTPVDGGWGPWGPWGGCSRTCGGGVQLSHRNCTAPAPRHGGQYCEGKRTRFQSCNVEECPGSTPLTFREEQCATYNHRPDLVRGLLAPQDWVPRYSGVSEQDQCKLICQSQTLGYYHVLQPRVADGTPCSPESTGVCVQGRCIPAGCDRIIGSKKKFDKCMTCGGDGSGCTKVYGSFTKPHYGYNDVVTIPAGATHLLVRQISAAGSEDIFLALRRPAGGSLLNGGYVLVPSPTDVVLAGGVTLRYSGATAATEMLTGRGPLREPLVLQVLVVDEQHPPRLKYSFFVPRAQRHPSAAWEKQKAEILEILRSRQRHK from the exons ATGCTGGCGAGGGCATCCCTGAGCGGGGGTCCCAGCGAGATGCAGGAGCCTGGGCGAGGGTGTCCTGCCGAGGGGATGCCGGTGCTGGGGTCGCGGCAAGGGGATCCCGGTGCGGGGCatcccccggcccggccctgctcccgggggaccaggctctgccttCCCGGAACggcccgggggggccggggccacccccccgccgccgccggggcagccccgctccgccccgcccgcccggggCCGCCTCTCCCCCCCGTTAAAAGGCGCGGGCAGAGCCGGCGAGACCCACTGTCGCCTCCCGCTGTCGCGGTGTCGCGGTGGTGTCGCGGTGCCCGGGCCATGCGCCGCGCGCTCCTGGCGCTCCTGGTCGCTGCTGTCGCTGCCGTCGGGGCCGCCCCCGGTCCCGCGTGTCCCGTCACGACACCGGACGAAGCCGGGACACGGTCCCGCGTGGGGCCGGCCCCGAGGAGAGCCAAG CGCTTTGCCTCGGTGCCACGGTACgtggagatgctggtggtggcGGACGAGTCAATGGCCCAGTTCCATGGCGCCGGGCTCCGGCGGTACCTGCTGACGGTgctggcggcggccgcccggTCCTTCCGGCACAGTAGTCTGGGCAACGCGGTGGAGCTGCGGGTGACGCGGCTGGTGGTGCTGGGCCAGGGTACCCCCGGGCCCCCCACCACTCCCAACGCTGCCCAGATGCTCCGCAACTTCTGCCAGTGGCAGAAGGGGCTCAACGTCCCCAACGAGGACAGTCCCCTCCACTTTGACACCGCCATCCTCTTCACGCGGCAG GACCTGTGTGGGGCAGCCACCTGTGACACACTGGGCATGGCTGATGTGGGCACCATCTGTGACCCCGAGCGGAGCTGTGCCATCGTGGAGGACGACGGGCTGCAGTCAGCATTCACGGCTGCACATGAGCTGG GCCACATCTTCAACATGCTGCATgacacctcccagccctgccgggAGCTGAACAGCCGCTCTGGAGCCACCCGCCGCGTGATGGCTCCTGTCCTCTCCTCACTGGAGCCTGGTGAGATGTGGTCCCCATGCAGCGCCCACTTCATCACCGACTTCTTGGACAACGGCCATG GTCAATGCCTACTGGACAAGCCTTCAGAGTGGCTGCAGCTGCCCTCGGTGCTGCCAGGCAGCATCTACCCGGTGCTGCGGCAATGCCAGCTTGCCTTTGGGCCCGACTCGCGGCACTGCGGTGACCTGCAGCCACCCTGCGCCTCGCTGTGGTGCACCGGCCGTGTCAGCGGCCGCTCCGTCTGCCAGACGAAGCACTTCCCCTGGGCTGACGGCACTCCATGTGCGCCGGGCAGAGTCTGCATGGATGGGCTCTGTGTCGGCATCAGCCACATGCAGAAGCTCACC ACACCTGTGGATGGCGGATGGGGACCATGGGGACCGTGGGGTGGGTGCTCACGGACCTGCGGTGGTGGCGTCCAGCTCTCCCACCGCAACTGCACCGCGCCAGCACCTCGCCACGGTGGCCAGTACTGTGAGGGCAAGCGCACCCGCTTCCAGTCCTGCAACGTGGAGGAGTGTCCTGGCAGCACCC CCCTCACCTTCCGGGAGGAGCAATGTGCCACCTACAACCATCGCCCTGACCTTGTCAGGGGGCTCCTGGCCCCCCAGGACTGGGTGCCACGCTACAGCGGTGTCTCCGAACAGGACCAGTGTAAGCTGATCTGCCAGTCCCAAACCCTGGGCTACTACCATGTGCTACAGCCGAGG GTGGCTGACGGGACACCCTGCTCCCCTGAGAGCACAGGGGTGTGTGTGCAGGGTCGCTGCATCCCCGCTGGTTGTGACCGCATCATTGGCTCCAAGAAGAAGTTTGATAAATGCATGACGTGTGGCGGTGACGGCTCTGGCTGCACCAAGGTCTATGGCTCCTTCACCAAACCCCA CTATGGCTACAACGACGTGGTGACCATCCCGGCGGGTGCCACACACCTCCTGGTCCGGCAGATCTCAGCGGCAGGCAGCGAGGACATCTTCCTGGCACTGCGGCGGCCGGCCGGTGGCTCCCTGCTCAATGGCGGCTACGTCCTGGTGCCCTCCCCAACTGATGTGGTGCTGGCAGGCGGCGTGACCCTGCGCTACAGCGGTGCCACAGCGGCCACCGAGATGCTGACAGGCCGGGGGCCGCTGCGCGAACCACTGGTGCTGCAGGTGCTGGTGGTGGACGAGCAGCACCCACCGCGCTTGAAATACAGCTTCTTCGTGCCCCGGGCACAGAGACACCCGTCGGCAgcctgggagaagcagaaagctgAGATCCTGGAGATCCTCAGGAGCCGCCAGCGACACAAGTAG